In Triticum urartu cultivar G1812 chromosome 6, Tu2.1, whole genome shotgun sequence, the following proteins share a genomic window:
- the LOC125513049 gene encoding uncharacterized protein LOC125513049, translating to MFQEDYGKEKGKAVRGKADLILRLTPAHFNLGQTARGEFLVGQSSSAPNPIIRDQHLLSTGSTAPTSTATTANKIVQNNIAEKGQFTSTGSIEIYKSSPDNRPGLQDFDMEELHYSVGEEATLIQHTQNGQRQGLQMSHLHMQNNPTIQAPSHLGQEGRLQMPVQNRDPSLASKEKHVHINQPYKLSGLITNSPSRPTPTSPNIPSKRTYPAGHLPQLQLLKRTTTDCARNILSQLIETGQGNTKRGDELQDVMHAEATSGDGGQEKGAAVHTDRGQETEDNHASHGGPERGEEVETRRGGNLRQQHVGRPSGWDIPPRGFEVLDANLQGGVFGFGSSADRCYGSSRKMGVGSSMRRNKRYTMEQLGRPYPPPCKRVEPAMKPTESDPSANRLPCVSSPDSSEASVNSRVEAISPSHTVDYHQTGLNVNLGDYRSDTPTSLKGDSGPILMVHGDTVIESESLRGENMELDRAVVPTHKAPRAP from the coding sequence ATGTTTCAGGAGGACTATGGAAAAGAAAAGGGCAAAGCAGTCCGAGGGAAAGCGGATCTGATTCTTAGATTGACTCCAGCCCATTTTAATTTGGGTCAAACAGCCAGAGGGGAGTTTCTTGTGGGTCAGTCTTCTTCAGCACCTAATCCTATAATTAGAGATCAACATCTTTTAAGTACTGGCAGCACTGCTCCAACTTCCACTGCCACTACTGCTAACAAAATCGTTCAGAATAATATTGCTGAGAAGGGACAATTCACAAGTACTGGTAGCATCGAAATATACAAGTCATCTCCAGATAACAGGCCTGGACTACAGGACTTTGATATGGAGGAACTGCATTACTCAGTGGGTGAAGAAGCAACACTAATTCAACATACTCAGAATGGGCAGCGGCAGGGTCTGCAAATGTCCCATCTTCATATGCAAAATAACCCGACTATTCAGGCGCCTTCTCACTTAGGACAAGAAGGTAGACTACAGATGCCAGTTCAAAACAGAGATCCATCATTGGCTTCTAAAGAGAAACATGTTCACATTAACCAACCCTATAAACTCTCGGGCCTCATCACTAATTCTCCTTCCCGTCCCACACCCACTTCTCCAAATATCCCATCCAAAAGAACTTATCCTGCTGGTCATCTTCCACAGTTGCAGCTGCTCAAGAGAACCACCACTGATTGCGCTCGCAATATTTTGTCACAGCTAATCGAGACTGGCCAAGGAAATACAAAGAGAGGAGATGAATTACAAGATGTGATGCATGCTGAGGCTACTAGTGGTGATGGAGGGCAGGAAAAGGGGGCAGCAGTACACACTGATAGAGGACAAGAAACAGAAGACAATCATGCAAGTCATGGAGGGCCAGAGAGAGGAGAAGAAGTAGAAACTAGAAGAGGAGGAAATCTGAGACAACAGCATGTAGGTCGTCCTAGCGGGTGGGATATTCCACCCCGTGGATTTGAAGTTCTCGATGCAAATCTCCAAGGGGGTGTCTTTGGGTTTGGCTCTTCTGCAGATCGTTGTTATGGCTCATCAAGGAAAATGGGTGTGGGTTCTTCTATGCGCAGAAACAAACGCTACACCATGGAGCAATTGGGTCGCCCCTATCCCCCTCCATGCAAAAGAGTAGAGCCAGCAATGAAACCTACTGAGAGTGATCCTTCTGCAAACAGACTTCCTTGTGTTTCATCGCCAGATTCGAGCGAAGCATCCGTTAACTCTCGTGTCGAAGCTATCTCACCTAGTCACACTGTTGATTACCACCAAACGGGTTTGAATGTTAATCTGGGAGATTATAGGTCTGATACTCCAACCTCCTTAAAAGGTGATAGTGGGCCTATCTTGATGGTACATGGGGACACTGTGATTGAGTCAGAATCTCTACGTGGTGAAAATATGGAGTTGGATAGGGCAGTGGTGCCAACCCATAAGGCACCACGGGCGCCATGA